The following proteins are encoded in a genomic region of Kosakonia oryzae:
- a CDS encoding flavin reductase family protein: protein MYFYEPAKGHGLPHDPLNAIIGPRPIGWIASLDGKGQRNLAPYSFFNCFNYRPPIIGFASSGWKDSVRNITETKEFVWNLTTRDLAVRMNETSASLPHGEDEFTRAGLTPVAGRIVSAPRVAESPVNFECRLSQCIQLTTADGRAIDSWLVLGEVVAVHIDESLLENGIYQTAKAQPVLRAGGPSAYYGISEAQRFDLIRPDNR from the coding sequence ATGTATTTTTATGAACCGGCGAAAGGCCACGGCCTGCCGCACGATCCGCTGAATGCGATTATTGGCCCGCGTCCTATTGGCTGGATTGCCTCGCTGGATGGCAAAGGCCAGCGAAATCTTGCGCCGTACAGTTTCTTTAACTGTTTCAATTATCGCCCGCCGATTATCGGTTTCGCCAGCAGCGGCTGGAAAGATAGCGTACGCAATATCACTGAAACCAAAGAGTTTGTCTGGAACCTGACGACCCGCGATTTAGCGGTGCGGATGAATGAAACCTCCGCATCACTGCCCCACGGCGAAGATGAGTTTACCCGTGCAGGCCTGACGCCCGTTGCAGGTCGTATCGTCAGCGCGCCGCGCGTGGCGGAAAGCCCGGTCAACTTCGAGTGTCGTCTCTCCCAGTGTATTCAACTGACCACCGCCGACGGCCGCGCCATCGATAGCTGGCTGGTGCTGGGTGAAGTGGTCGCGGTACACATTGATGAATCGCTGCTGGAAAACGGCATTTATCAGACTGCGAAAGCGCAGCCCGTGCTGCGCGCGGGCGGCCCGTCTGCCTATTACGGGATCAGTGAAGCACAGCGCTTCGATTTGATCCGCCCGGATAACCGCTAA
- a CDS encoding DksA/TraR family C4-type zinc finger protein: MASGWANDGAVQQQIDSTIEDAVARARRDLPHGESLLTCEECGEPIPEARRKAIPGVRLCVTCQQEKDLHNSTFSGYNRRGSKDSQLR, from the coding sequence ATGGCTTCAGGCTGGGCAAATGACGGTGCGGTACAGCAGCAGATCGACAGTACGATTGAAGATGCCGTGGCGCGCGCGCGTCGTGATTTACCCCACGGTGAAAGTCTGCTGACCTGCGAAGAGTGTGGCGAACCGATCCCGGAAGCGCGTCGTAAAGCGATTCCCGGGGTGCGCTTATGCGTTACCTGCCAGCAGGAGAAAGATTTACATAACTCTACATTCTCAGGATATAATCGCAGAGGTTCTAAGGATAGCCAGCTACGTTGA
- the rlmF gene encoding 23S rRNA (adenine(1618)-N(6))-methyltransferase RlmF, protein MNAQKPGLHPRNRHHSRYDLDALCVANPSLRDFITANPKGEATIDFAEPQAVKALNKALLAHFYGVREWDIPEGFLTPPVPGRADYLHHLADVLAESNEGQIPAQASVLDVGTGANCIYPLIGHHEYGWRFTGSEINDAALTSAQAIINANPGLSRAIRLRRQKDPSAILAGIIHKNEQYDATLCNPPFHDSAQSAQAGSERKRRNLGQAASDAANFGGQQQELWCEGGEVAFICKMIAESQQFARQVLWFTSLVSRGDNLPELYRALTQAGAVKVMKKEMAQGQKQSRFIAWTFLDETQRKRWAQSRFKG, encoded by the coding sequence ATGAATGCCCAGAAGCCGGGTTTGCACCCGCGTAACCGCCACCACAGCCGCTACGATCTTGACGCATTGTGCGTCGCGAATCCGTCATTGCGCGACTTTATCACCGCGAACCCAAAAGGTGAGGCGACCATTGATTTCGCCGAACCGCAGGCGGTGAAGGCCTTAAATAAAGCGCTGCTGGCGCATTTCTATGGTGTGCGGGAGTGGGATATCCCCGAGGGTTTTCTCACCCCGCCGGTGCCAGGGCGCGCCGATTATCTCCACCATCTGGCTGATGTGCTGGCAGAGAGTAACGAAGGGCAGATCCCTGCGCAGGCCAGCGTGCTGGATGTTGGCACCGGCGCGAACTGCATCTATCCGCTGATTGGTCACCATGAATATGGCTGGCGTTTTACTGGTAGCGAAATTAACGATGCAGCGCTGACCAGCGCACAGGCAATTATCAATGCTAACCCGGGGCTGAGCCGCGCAATTCGTCTGCGTCGGCAAAAAGATCCGTCGGCGATTCTTGCTGGCATTATCCACAAAAATGAGCAGTACGATGCCACGCTCTGTAATCCGCCGTTTCATGACTCGGCGCAGAGCGCGCAAGCGGGCAGCGAGCGTAAACGCCGTAATCTCGGGCAAGCGGCCAGCGATGCCGCTAACTTTGGCGGTCAGCAGCAGGAGTTATGGTGTGAAGGCGGGGAAGTCGCCTTTATTTGCAAGATGATTGCGGAAAGCCAGCAGTTCGCTCGCCAGGTGCTGTGGTTCACCTCGCTGGTCTCGCGTGGTGATAACCTGCCCGAACTCTATCGTGCGCTGACGCAGGCCGGTGCGGTGAAGGTGATGAAAAAAGAGATGGCCCAGGGTCAAAAGCAGAGCCGCTTTATCGCCTGGACTTTCCTCGATGAGACCCAGCGTAAACGTTGGGCACAGAGCCGCTTTAAAGGGTAG